The following nucleotide sequence is from Vitis vinifera cultivar Pinot Noir 40024 chromosome 14, ASM3070453v1.
ggAAAAGATGATAAGAATTGTTCTGTTGCAATATAGCATAGGGAAAAAGCAGAGGATAAGAAAAGGTTGCATAGAATAGAATGGGTTTTGGCTTCTGTAAAATAGAAAGCCTCTGCATAATCTCATCTGTGAACTTGCAGAATACTACAAGGGGATAGAGTGGACCTTAGGAACTCCCATTTGAGGGGTGAGGGCACGCAGGGGGCATAAAGCTTGATCCCTCTAAGCAGTCTTCATAAAGCTTTTTCATCTGAATTTAAACCAACTAGTTTTGTGGACAGTCAGTCCCTCAAACCATATGAATCTCCATGAGGGGAGGGTTCGTTGATGGTGCTATTTCTAGTTATTAATACCCTTCAAAAGTTAAATATTCTAGTATGTTAGTGAATAAGGAGATCGAGATGCCTTGGCTACTAGTCATTAGATCACATTATTTGTTTCCCTTTATGAAGCAAACCCACAAGGTTTCAGTTGAGACTTGGGTTTTAGATGCAATACATCACATAACTTTTGCTATGAATGGTTTGGCAATAATCATTCATTTTGTTTGGTTCTTGTGTGAGATTTGTTTGGTAATGTATCAATCACTCCACTCTTAAGTGAATAAATCCCAAAAAGTttgaaatcaaataaacaaagaTGAAAGATTGTAATCAATGAACCATCTGTTTGAGTACCTATTTGAGTGTCGATATCGCTAAAGACATCTTGTAATCTGTCTACTTTTTCTCATGACCGAGCTTGTATTTTGCATGACTACTGAAGTGTGGTTTTTCTGGCTACTAGTGAGGGTATGGTGCAGAACTGAAAGTATGGTGGTAATAATAATCATTAATAGAAGGAATTAGGGGATTGATGCATATAGATGTTGCCATTTATTCGTTAGACGGAAACCCTGCAGAAAAATCTTGAAATTCGCTCCATCCATAACCTCCCAAGCCAACAAAACCAGCAGCATTGACCTGAAAATTCTCCAGACCCATTAGCGTATTGTCTGCATCACCACCCATATACGCATATCTTTCCCCGTCCCGAACCTGCCCTGTTGCCATTCCTAGTTCTGGTAGGGTTTGTAGGTTTGCCGCCATCGAGTTTGAAATTCTACCGCTATCCAACAAAATAAACGAGAGGATGGCACAAAGGCTGTTCTCACGCCTTTCGCTCCTCCAATCCCTCTGTAGAATCCCTAAACCCCGTTTGGAACCAAGGTCTACATTCTTAACCCTTTTCTCTTCCACTAATCTCCTTTCGtgattttattttctgaaatCCCATGTTTGGTGTTTCAGATTAGAGGCTCTTTCTGACACAATTACTTCAAGGAATGGAGTCAATCTATGGGTTTCCCACAATTTACAAGTTCTGCCTTCATTCTTAGGTGATTTTCTATTATTCAGTCACTGGGTTTTCTTGCATGTGAAGATTGTGATTGGAGTACGTGTTGTGTAGCCCACGTGTTTGTTAAAAGTTCTCAGAGAAGAGGAGACATCTTTACTGTATATTTTAGCTTATTCTTGCCAGTATCCCACGTCTGCCTTAAATTCATCTCCAGCTTCTTCCACTTGGCTGCCCTATTTAACCGTCTGGAAGCCACGATTCTTGTGTGTAGTGCAGGGCTGCTGAACTTTTTCATGAGATTTGAGCAGTCATATAATATGTATACCTTGATTTGTTGATGAACTAAAATTATTCGGTGTAATTTTAATCATTGTAGAGTGATTCTGTGttatatattctaattttttactttttcataactttgggTAAATAAACAGCATAATAGGTTGACTAATATTAAGTGTACAAACAAGGTTACAACAGAAGGGGAGAAGGAAGCAATCCTGAACTGATGATAAAGTACTTGTGAGGAAAAAGTGTCAAAATTTACTTGTGTTGTAGGCTTTAATGGTGTTAAGTTTAATTAGACCTTAATTTAACTTAAGTCTAAATagtacttaatagtgttaagtattaagttgtttgtattttttttaatcactttgtcTAAAACAACTTTGTCCTAATGGAAAAACTAAGATGTTTTTACTTTTGTCTTAAATCTTAAAGCAACTTGCTTTAAAACTTAAGTTAAAacatttggaaagaaaaagatcATAATTGGGGTAACACAAGCTAATGTATTTGTCACTGATTTACATCTTAACAACACTCTAATCTTGACATATTTGATTAGAAATAGTTCAAAGTCTACATGATGAGGATGAATATACAAGATctacccaaaaagaaaaagacaaagaaTGTTCTAAACTTCTTAAAAAAAAGTTGGTATTTCTGAAAAGTTTTAGAATTCTCCTTAAAAGAAGTTTCTATAAGGTTTCTACTACTATAAACAAATTTtctgcttttattttattttttaaatgatctaATAGTtttaggaaaagaaagaagagtcTTAATAAGTTACTACATAGGTTcggttattatttttatagttttattcaGTTTTTATGGTTTTCTAAAGcataaaaataagattgatgtaaaataagattaatgattgatgacaaataatattaagtttttttgcATCCTTTGGATtaaagagcatgatatacaATGAAtccaaatcctacaagcttaaacTATTAAGAAAATTGGTGCTTCAACCTAGTATCAAAGCCTATTTTGTAAGGAGGTCATGTGTTCAAGCCCCACCGcatatttatttccattttttattgtgtatcaatagtattttttttagttattatgataaaaataataaaaaataaataaagttacaaaaaaaaagaccaaaataTCACCATTCCAGGATAACTGTCTTgagaagataattttaaaattttatttttgaatttgttcAGTTCCAGTAAATTATAGAAGCTTTCTACTAGTTGGACCTAAAATGACTTTTGATCACTGTTATCAGCTAGAACCAACTTTTGAAGTTCTCTATTAAATTATGTGCATGATATTACATTTACTGACAGTCTGACACAACTAAGTTTCATTAAGGTCTAAATTATATGAATGGACTTCAGTAAAATTTTTTGGACATCAGGAAGTTTTTTTGGGCTTCACTAAGTTTGTTCTCTTGACTAGTGATACATGGTTGCACCAAGATCCAGTTTTAGCAATGTTAGCATTCTGtcccccaattttttttttcctcttatattatttgttttgcgCTAAATGCATCTGgaatatatttgaatattttgtaGTGTCACGGTCATATGCCCGTGGAGAACGTAAATATTATGATCTCTTTGGCAATGTAAAACCTGGGGATGCGGAATTCAGGAAAGCCTGGGAGAAAGGAATGGATGAAGAGTCTTGTATATGGACAGGAAGTGAAGATGAAAGTGATGATGAAAAAGGCCAAGGTCCTCTTGAAGAAGAGATCAGAAGAGTAAAGCAGGAAGCAAATGAGCATTCAGACCCCATTGATGCTGATGACAGTGATGAATTAAGAAGTGTATGGTCGGGAAGTGATGAGGAGAAGACACTTTGGACTGGTAGTGAAGGTGATGATGACGATGATATTCCTACAGAAGCCTACCCAAATGAGAAGAGTGATGCATATCTAGATAAATTATTCGAGTTTGAGGAACCACCTAAGCATCGAACCATTTCAGAACTATTGAAAGCTGAAAATGAACCAGAGGAGATGTCCCCAGGAAAGCAAGCTAGGAAAATTGCAGTTGAGAATGCTCTGAAACAATTGAAGAAAGGACCAGATGGACGGTACACCAATGTGTGGGAGGTCATGAGTGATCTTGACATCCTAATAGGAGCATTTGAAAATATTGCGTCAGGGCCAGAATATGCGGAGCTGAGACAGGGTGGGcctaagaaattaaatattcaattcTTCAAGGATATACAAGCGCGTATGAGAGATCCAAATTACAAGTTTTCACCTGAGTTAAAGTTGAAACCTAAGAGCAAATTGGTTTCAAGAAAGAAATGGCAAAAAGCCCAGTCTAGACGGAGGAAAGCGCAGAAGCGCTAGTTGTTACTTTTCAacttgttgagagagagagagagaaaggagaaaaacctaattcacattcattgtaatctctacttacaattgagagatatatatatacaaggctaggagtcctaactaccatacatgtgacctatattaacaaggaaagatagtatactatacatacattatattcaacactccccctcaagctggagcatatacgtcatatgcaccaagcttgttacaaatatatttaatcctaggacctctgagagatttagtgaagatgtctgctagttgatcatttgaattgacaaaacttgtagcaacacatcctgatgcaatcttctctctaatgaaatgacagtcaacttcaatatgtttggtcctttcatgaaagactggattggatgcaatatgtaatgcggcctggttatcacagatgagtttcatctgttcatcctttccaaatctcaactcctgaagaagatgtctcaaccatatgagttcacatgttgccaaagccatagctcgatactcggcttcagcgctagatctggccactacatcttgtttcttactcttccaagatattagattacctccaataaaaacacagtaccctgaagtggaacgtctatctgtgggtgagccagcccaatctgcatctgtgtaaccaacaacttgagtatgacctctgttctcgtacaatacaccttggcctggtgtacttttgatatatcgaagaatacggattacggcatcccaatggttatcacatggtgactgtaggaattgactaacaatactcacaggaaaagaaatgtctggacgagtaatggtgagatagttcaatttacctacgagccgtcgatatctcccggggtctcctaaaggctccccctgtcctggtacaagtttgacattcggatccataggtgtgtctaccggtttacagtctaacataccggtttcttccaggatatctaaagcatacttcctttgggaaaggaccacaccagaactggattgagctatctcaattcccaagaaatacttgagtttccccaagtctttggtctgaaagcgggtaaaaagatgttgctttagtttctgaataccatcctgatcactgcctgtaatgacgatgtcatccacataaacaaccagataaatacactgccccaaggagttatgatgataaaaaactgaatggtctgctgtactgcgaagcatgccaaactcttgaacaacagaactaaaacggctaaaccatgctcgaggagattgtttcaagccatatagagagcggcgtaacctgcacactaaaccagactccccctgagcaacaaaaccaggaggttgctccatataaacttcctcagcaagatcaccatgaaggaaggcatttttaatatccaactgataaagaggccaagaacacatagcagccatggacagaagcaagcggacagaagcaatcttggcaacaggggagaatgtgtcaccataatcagaaccataaacttgagtatagcctttagcaactaagcgggccttaaggcgatcaacctgaccatcaggaccaaccttaactgcatagacccaacgacaaccaactgtagatttaccagagggtaaaacaacaagatcccaagtgccattagagtgcagagcagccatttcatccaccattgcctgtcgccagcctggatgggaaagagcttcatgggtgctctttggaagagaaacagaggatatagcagaaacaaaagcagaatagggtgaagataatcgatgataactcaaaaaattgtaaataggatgaggattacgagtagagcgagtacctttccgaacagcaatgggtaagtcattaggagaaggcagagccggggcaggtgaagccgaagggataggaagtgagtcagcaggtgcctcaggaaaagggagaggagcaacgacacgagggcgacgatgataaacctgaagtggtcgagggggcatagcatcaggtggggagacaatgggaatgggcaagacttcagaaacaggaagagactcagaagtggtggaaaagaatggtgagtcctcaaagaaggtgacatcagcggagataaagtaccgatgagtctcaagggaataacaacgataacccttctgaagtctggaatatcccaagaagaggcacttcatggctttggcggaaagcttgtcctgtccaggagtgagaatatgaacaaagcaagtacaaccaaagacacgaggaggaaggaaataaagtggttggtcagggaaaagaagggagtgaggaatctgatcgtgtaagacagaggagggcatacgattaatcaaataacaagcggtaagaacagcgtccccccaaaaacgaaaaggaacatgattatggaggaggagagtacgagctgtctcaacaagatgtcgattcttgcgttcagctaccccattttgttgaggagtatgagcacaagaagactgatgaagaatcccatgatgagacataaacgaagtaaattgggctgaaaaatattccctggcattgtcactgcgtaacacacgaatagaaatattgaactgggtttggatttcagtataaaatttctggaaaatagagaataactcagctcgatttttcattaagaataaccaagtacatcgagaatagtcatcaatgaaagtgacaaaatactgaaatcctaaagtagacgcagtccgacaaggaccccaaacatcagtgtggacaagctcaaaaggagactttgcccgattattcaaacgctttgggaacgagacacgagtatgtttcccaagctgacatgactcacacggaagcgacgacaaagtggaaaaacgaggaaccatcttctggaacttggaaagactagggtggcccagacgattgtgaaggaggagaggagcatcagtggaaatgcaaactgcaggagatgaatctgaggtgaggtgatagaggccttgagactcacgtcctatgccaatcgtcttccccgtactccggtcctgcaaggtcacaaatttatcagaaaaggtaatagagcaattaagagtacgagtgattttgctgatggaaataagattaaaaggacattcaggagtataaaggacagaagtgagaggtagagaaggcaaaggaagggccaaaccaatacctttagccacagtttgagaaccattagctaaggtaacagtaggtaaatcagaggtagtagtaatagaggagaaaagatccttattaccagataggtgatcagatgctccagaatctagaatccagggtccaagagaagatgtgtgggtaaggcaggcagaggcattaccaggctgggcaacagaggcaatagaagcctgagatgtctgagatgcggaggagctcggaggctgaggcagcggagaatcagaggactgggccatatgggcagtgcgaggaggtcttccatgtaactgatagcaacgatcgcgagtgtggccaagtttattgcaataggtgcaatgaggacgttggcctctacctcgggtaccactgcgtcctcctcgagaggtagtttgagaaactaacacagaagaatctgaagcgctatcagatggcaaagtctgagtggacgagatacggaggaggcgagcaaacacatcatccaaggacggaactgatgaactaccaagaatctgatcacgaataggctcaagatctgGAAGGAGGCcgataagagtaaggaccatgaagaacttgtcaagctgtgtttgttgggccccaacatcaggagtaagaggcatcacagtcaagaactgctccttaagagaggcaatctggccaatataagtagatagatccaagtcctgttggctgagatggacaatagcagaagccaccttataaagacgctggatatcattcgtgtataatcctttggcctgagtccaaaatttaaaacaagttttataggcctgaagatgaagaagaattcggggatcaaccgattgccataatacactacacaactgtgcatctatcttcctccactgtacgcggtcgacctcagggatatctgcctcctgtgtaatcaagtgatcctcatatccttgacccataaaccaaagttcaacagaggcagaccaggaaagataattttcactcccaactaatttctccgaagtaatcataggagatccagatatgacagaggaaaaaatggaagctttagtagccatatccacttatctggagaatgaagtatgtttggatcgaagagagccctaatacagCTTCAGATTGCagcgtggcaccaccgaaaaagggagacggcctcagatcgcggtgtggtaccaccagaaagggagaagaacacttcccaaggcacgtgcagggattggagtggagaaaaagtggtcggagcttcgccggaaagactgtttggagggccgacggagacaaaaatccccaaaagaggtacgtgcagggctcggatgggagaaccagggagGTGGGAAGGCTGATCGGCGTCAGGCGAAGCTagaggaggaggcgcgtcgccggaaaagctctcacgcgcccccacgcgccggcgcgtgagattcaaccgccggccggaaaattgcgcgtggccggcgcgtggctGCTCTTTTGGTGctggtgccttcacaaaagttggagatctcctccaggcgctccttctggtatggtcggtgtcggaaaaataggtcgccgggaaatttcgccggaaagttcgccggaaaattcgccggaaaatttgccagcggtgagtggtttctaatgacgatccgactgaccggaaagtattgggagatggggaaggtgaccggaaagaaacacggtcaccggaaggtttcccggagttgatgacacggaaaacaggaaagaattaggttttcttccttggctctgataccatgttgagagagagagagagaaaggagaaaaacctaattcacattcattgtaatctctacttacaattgagagatatatatatacaaggctaggagtcctaactac
It contains:
- the LOC100245087 gene encoding uncharacterized protein LOC100245087; the encoded protein is MAQRLFSRLSLLQSLCRIPKPRLEPRLEALSDTITSRNGVNLWVSHNLQVLPSFLVSRSYARGERKYYDLFGNVKPGDAEFRKAWEKGMDEESCIWTGSEDESDDEKGQGPLEEEIRRVKQEANEHSDPIDADDSDELRSVWSGSDEEKTLWTGSEGDDDDDIPTEAYPNEKSDAYLDKLFEFEEPPKHRTISELLKAENEPEEMSPGKQARKIAVENALKQLKKGPDGRYTNVWEVMSDLDILIGAFENIASGPEYAELRQGGPKKLNIQFFKDIQARMRDPNYKFSPELKLKPKSKLVSRKKWQKAQSRRRKAQKR